One Equus caballus isolate H_3958 breed thoroughbred chromosome 17, TB-T2T, whole genome shotgun sequence DNA window includes the following coding sequences:
- the SLITRK1 gene encoding SLIT and NTRK-like protein 1 precursor yields MLLWILLLETSLCFAAGNVTGDVCKEKICSCNEIEGDLHVDCEKKGFTSLQRFTAPTSQFYHLFLHGNSLTRLFPNEFANFYNAVSLHMENNGLHEIVPGAFLGLQLVKRLHINNNKIKSFRKQTFLGLDDLEYLQADFNLLRDIDPGAFQDLNKLEVLILNDNLISTLPANVFQYVPITHLDLRGNRLKTLPYEEVLEQIPGIAEILLEDNPWDCTCDLLSLKEWLENIPKNALIGRVVCEAPTRLQGKDLNETTEQDLCPLKNRVDSSLPAPPAQEETFAPGPLPTPFKTNGQEDHATPGSAPNGGTKIPGNWQIKIRPTAAIATGSARNKPPANGLPCPGGCSCDHIPGSGLKINCNNRNVSSLADLKPKLSNVQELFLRDNKIHSIRKSHFVDYKNLILLDLGNNNIATVENNTFKNLLDLRWLYMDSNYLDTLSREKFAGLQNLEYLNVEYNAIQLILPGTFNAMPKLRILILNNNLLRSLPVDVFAGVSLSKLSLHNNYFMYLPVAGVLDQLTSIIQIDLHGNPWECSCTIVPFKQWAERLGSEVLMSDLKCETPVNFFRKDFMLLSNDEICPQLYARISPTLTSHSKNSTGLAETGTHSNSYLDTSRVSISVLVPGLLLVFVTSAFTVVGMLVFILRNRKRSKRRDANSSASEINSLQTVCDSSYWHNGPYNADGAHRVYDCGSHSLSD; encoded by the coding sequence ATGCTGCTTTGGATTCTGTTGCTGGAGACGTCTCTTTGTTTTGCCGCTGGAAACGTTACAGGGGATGTTTGCAAAGAGAAGATCTGTTCTTGCAATGAGATAGAAGGGGACCTACACGTAGACTGTGAAAAAAAGGGCTTTACAAGTCTGCAGCGTTTCACCGCCCCGACTTCCCAGTTTTACCATCTATTTCTGCATGGCAATTCCCTCACTCGACTTTTCCCTAATGAGTTCGCTAACTTTTATAATGCGGTTAGTTTGCACATGGAAAACAATGGCTTGCATGAAATCGTTCCTGGGGCTTTTCTGGGGCTGCAGCTGGTGAAAAGACTGCACATCAACAACAACAAGATCAAGTCTTTTCGAAAGCAGACTTTTCTGGGGCTCGACGATCTGGAATACCTCCAGGCTGATTTTAATTTATTACGGGATATAGACCCGGGGGCCTTCCAGGACTTGAACAAGCTGGAGGTACTCATTTTAAATGACAACCTCATCAGCACCCTACCTGCCAACGTGTTCCAGTATGTGCCCATCACCCACCTCGACCTCCGGGGAAACAGGCTGAAAACGCTGCCCTATGAGGAGGTCTTGGAGCAAATCCCCGGCATTGCCGAGATCCTGCTAGAGGATAACCCATGGGACTGCACCTGTGATCTGCTCTCCCTGAAAGAATGGCTGGAAAACATTCCCAAAAATGCCCTGATCGGCCGAGTGGTCTGCGAAGCCCCCACCAGACTGCAGGGGAAAGACCTCAATGAAACCACCGAACAGGACTTGTGTCCTTTGAAAAACAGAGTGGATTCTAGTCTCCCAGCGCCCCCTGCCCAAGAAGAGACCTTCGCTCCTGGTCCCCTGCCAACTCCTTTCAAGACAAATGGACAAGAGGACCATGCCACCCCAGGGTCTGCTCCAAACGGAGGTACAAAGATCCCAGGCAACTGGCAGATCAAAATCAGACCCACGGCAGCGATAGCGACTGGCAGCGCCAGAAACAAACCCCCAGCCAACGGCTTGCCCTGCCCTGGGGGCTGCAGCTGCGACCACATCCCAGGGTCGGGTTTAAAGATAAACTGCAACAACCGGAACGTGAGCAGCTTGGCTGATTTGAAACCTAAGCTCTCCAACGTGCAGGAGCTTTTCCTGCGAGATAACAAGATCCATAGCATCAGAAAATCGCACTTTGTGGATTACAAGAATCTCATCCTGTTGGATCTGGGCAATAATAACATCGCCACCGTAGAGAACAACACTTTTAAGAACCTTTTGGACCTCAGGTGGCTGTATATGGATAGTAACTACTTGGACACGCTGTCCCGGGAGAAATTCGCCGGGCTGCAAAACCTCGAGTATCTGAACGTGGAGTACAATGCGATCCAGCTCATCCTTCCTGGAACCTTCAATGCCATGCCCAAACTGAGGATCCTCATTCTCAACAACAACTTACTGAGGTCCCTACCCGTAGACGTGTTCGCTGGGGTCTCGCTCTCTAAGCTCAGCCTGCACAACAATTACTTCATGTACCTCCCAGTGGCAGGGGTGCTGGACCAGTTAACCTCCATCATCCAGATAGACCTACACGGAAACCCTTGGGAGTGCTCCTGCACTATTGTGCCTTTCAAACAGTGGGCAGAACGCCTGGGTTCCGAAGTGCTGATGAGCGACCTCAAGTGTGAGACGCCGGTGAACTTCTTTAGGAAAGATTTCATGCTTCTCTCCAATGACGAGATCTGCCCCCAGCTGTACGCGAGGATCTCGCCCACGTTAACTTCGCACAGTAAAAACAGCACTGGGTTGGCGGAGACCGGGACGCACTCCAACTCCTACCTAGACACCAGCAGGGTGTCCATCTCCGTGTTGGTCCCGGGACTGCTGCTGGTGTTCGTCACCTCCGCCTTCACCGTGGTGGGCATGCTCGTGTTTATCCTGAGGAACCGAAAGCGGTCTAAGAGAAGGGATGCCAACTCCTCGGCGTCCGAAATTAATTCCCTACAGACAGTCTGTGACTCTTCCTACTGGCACAATGGGCCTTACAACGCAGATGGGGCCCACAGAGTGTATGACTGTGGCTCCCACTCGCTCTCAGACTAA